The proteins below are encoded in one region of Neofelis nebulosa isolate mNeoNeb1 chromosome 17, mNeoNeb1.pri, whole genome shotgun sequence:
- the TMEM170A gene encoding transmembrane protein 170A isoform X3, with protein sequence MWYGVFLWALVSSLFFHVPAGLLALFTLRHHKYGRFMSVSILLMGIVGPITAGILTSAAIAGVYRAAGKEMIPFEALTLGTGQTFCVVVVSFLRVLATL encoded by the exons ATGTGGTATGGTGTGTTCCTGTGGGCACTGgtgtcctctctcttcttccatgTCCCTGCTGGATTACTGGCCCTCTTCACCCTCAGACATCACAAATATGGTAGGTTCATGTCTGTAAGCATCCTGTTGATGGGCATCGTGGGACCAATTACTGCTGGAATCTTGACAA GTGCTGCAATTGCTGGAGTGTACCGAGCAGCAGGAAAGGAAATGATACCATTTGAAGCCCTCACCTTGGGCACCGGACAGACATTCTGTGTAGTAGTGGTCTCCTTTTTACGGGTTTTAGCTACTCTATAG
- the TMEM170A gene encoding transmembrane protein 170A isoform X4 produces MWYGVFLWALVSSLFFHVPAGLLALFTLRHHKYGAAIAGVYRAAGKEMIPFEALTLGTGQTFCVVVVSFLRVLATL; encoded by the exons ATGTGGTATGGTGTGTTCCTGTGGGCACTGgtgtcctctctcttcttccatgTCCCTGCTGGATTACTGGCCCTCTTCACCCTCAGACATCACAAATATG GTGCTGCAATTGCTGGAGTGTACCGAGCAGCAGGAAAGGAAATGATACCATTTGAAGCCCTCACCTTGGGCACCGGACAGACATTCTGTGTAGTAGTGGTCTCCTTTTTACGGGTTTTAGCTACTCTATAG